The proteins below are encoded in one region of Stigmatopora argus isolate UIUO_Sarg chromosome 2, RoL_Sarg_1.0, whole genome shotgun sequence:
- the csrp3 gene encoding cysteine and glycine-rich protein 3, whose translation MPNWGGGAKCAACEKTAYHAEEIQCNGRSFHKTCFICMSCRKALDSTTVAAHESEIYCKSCYGKKYGPKGYGYGQGAGALSSDPVGKCVNLQPDESKPRQSSTNSTSNKFSQKFGSSDHCSRCSKAVYAAEKVMGGGKPWHKTCFRCAMCGKSLESTTVTDKDGEIYCKVCYAKNFGPKGFGLGNAAMLE comes from the exons ATGCCAAACTGGGGAGGTGGCGCTAAGTGTGCAGCCTGTGAGAAGACTGCCTATCATGCGGAGGAGATCCAGTGTAATGGGAGAAGCTTCCATAAAACCTGTTTCATCTGCA TGAGCTGCAGAAAAGCACTGGACAGTACCACGGTAGCCGCGCACGAGTCTGAGATCTACTGCAAATCTTGCTATGGGAAAAAATATGGGCCCAAAGGTTACGGGTACGGGCAGGGGGCTGGAGCGCTGAGTTCTGATCCCGTTGGAAAGTGTGTCAACCTACAGCCTGATGA ATCTAAACCAAGGCAATCTTCAACCAACTCTACTTCTAACAAGTTTTCCCAGAAGTTCGGAAGTTCCGATCACTGCTCTCGCTGTTCCAAAGCTGTATATGCAGCAGAAAAGGTGATGGGAGGCGGGAAG CCTTGGCATAAAACGTGTTTCCGCTGTGCCATGTGTGGTAAAAGTCTGGAGTCGACTACAGTGACCGACAAGGATGGAGAGATCTACTGTAAAG TTTGCTATGCCAAGAACTTTGGGCCAAAAGGATTTGGACTTGGGAATGCCGCCATGTTGGAGTAA
- the e2f8 gene encoding transcription factor E2F8 translates to MGPLTTPKKAVETGSVDPWTPTSNLKMLINAASPEIRNREKWMCLPPALNEVIDSAQDLENGDESEKIISRKDKSLGLLCHKFLDSRPDWPDQTADNEICLDEVAVELNVERRRIYDIMNVLESLHMVSRSAKNRYTWHGQTNLAQTLTILKQVAEEQKYSQQMQQMQQMQQMKRRFLIKKTDFDGKENENAELTHTESSVHRRKDLSFVELPGLEFKAASVNSRKDKSLRVMSQKFVMLLLVSNPPVVSLDIAAKFFIREEQCAVQDENKLKTKVRRLYDIANVLRSLRLIEKVHLTEERKKPAFKWVGPNKCQIKDQPSDSSLSPPCKKRVLESRSSVENCAKNLFSSPPGSKRSFTRHPSLIKLAKSIQEDRRKISSAPSSPAKTAFNDGDFPSKMAQLAAICKLQLDQESGAKDPKAGENPMVVGIQPSSVIPPGASCPNPNEEAVAHTNVHSTPLTAHSSNGVAYIPAQCSPIIPVILPQQQGIGPYAVYLHQSSVRPSPLGRPLPTSYAVRSMTFEEKTGHSPTIPFAAMSQSTSRAPGLSLKRVCSDSAPESSSPKAKRTDSNLTDASPKQSRVFKARLKTLRSCQLSSRPSPRALHLDPEFINTPGGARVAQALEQSLETFIDRDDKLVTSDTELGLTPVRAAPLTPGQISTETLVPAGYLIPLSQQSVVTYKENPGSTGEMNKPSSPAYIYKTPNAGSRPPPVQEVTPTSFRLHGAAAATPPHLIQHVKRLQSPSPAILNFTLQNLGLISGPAPANCLASSQTPERSGSVISPLALQQQGMVFIKPMTVHQSPQSLALISIQQPLMTTPKGMGLPQHSFFHTPVPLSPLAPAVVSPNGHRAPKTVYIPQRKLDVNTEDAV, encoded by the exons ATGGGTCCACTCACAACTCCTAAAAAAGCAGTAGAGACAGGGTCCGTCGATCCATGGACACCAACTTCCAACCTCAAAATGCTCATCAATGCTGCGAGTCCGGAGATTAGGAACCGGGAAAAGTGGATGTGTCTGCCTCCTGCATTAAATGAAGTTATCGATTCTGCACAG GATcttgaaaatggagatgagTCTGAGAAAATCATCAGCAGAAAAGATAAAAGTCTAGGGTTACTCTGCCACAAATTCCTCGACAGTCGCCCGGATTGGCCAGACCAAACTGCAGACAATGAGATTTGCTTGGATGAGGTGGCCGTTGAACTTA ATGTAGAGCGCCGGCGCATTTACGACATCATGAATGTGCTTGAAAGCCTTCACATGGTGAGCCGTTCTGCAAAGAATCGCTACACTTGGCACGGTCAGACCAACCTGGCCCAGACTCTGACCATTCTCAAGCAAGTGGCCGAGGAGCAAAAGTATTCCCAGCAAATGCAACAAATGCAACAAATGCAGCAAATGAAACGGCGCTTCTTGATTAAAAAGACGGACTTTGATGGTAAAGAGAATGAGAACGCGGAGTTGACGCACACAGAGAGTAGTGTTCACAGGCGAAAGGATCTCTCCTTTGTGGAGCTTCCTGGACTGGAATTCAAAGCAG CCTCCGTTAATAGTCGGAAGGACAAATCTCTAAGAGTGATGAGCCAGAAGTTTGTCATGCTCCTCCTTGTTTCTAATCCTCCCGTGGTCAGTCTGGACATCGCGGCCAAATTTTTTATCCGAGAGGAACAGTGTGCAGTTCAGGATGAAAACAAACTCAAAA CTAAAGTGCGACGACTTTATGACATTGCTAACGTGCTTCGGAGTCTGAGACTCATTGAAAAGGTTCACCTGACAGAAGAAAGGAAGAAACCAGCATTTAAATGGGTTGGCCCAAATAAATGTCAAATCAAAG ATCAGCCCAGTGATTCCTCCTTGTCTCCACCCTGCAAAAAAAGGGTCCTGGAGTCTCGCTCCAGCGTAGAAAACTGTGCCAAAAACCTTTTTTCGTCACCCCCTGGCTCTAAGAGAAGTTTCACGCGACACCCATCTCTCATTAAGCTAGCTAAGAGTATTCAGGAGGACCGCCGAAAGATCAGCTCAGCCCCCAGTAGTCCTGCCAAGACTGCCTTca ATGATGGAGACTTCCCGAGCAAAATGGCCCAACTTGCTGCAATTTGTAAGCTTCAACTTGACCAGGAGTCAGG AGCCAAAGATCCAAAAGCTGGGGAAAACCCAATGGTTGTGGGGATCCAGCCAAGCTCAGTTATACCGCCTGGGGCATCATGTCCAAATCCAAACGAGGAGGCTGTAGCCCACACAAATGTGCACAGCACTCCGCTGACCGCCCATTCCTCAAACGGTGTTGCATACATCCCTGCGCAATGTTCGCCCATCATCCCCGTCATCTTACCTCAGCAGCAAGGCATCGGACCGTACGCTGTTTATTTGCACCAGTCTTCTGTCCGACCCAGCCCTCTTGGCAGACCGCTTCCGACAAGTTACGCCGTTCGGTCAATGACCTTTGAGGAGAAGACGGGGCACAGTCCTACTATCCCCTTTGCTGCTATGAGCCAATCCACTTCAAGAGCACCGGGCTTGTCGCTCAAAAGGGTGTGCTCTGATTCAGCTCCCGAGAGCAGTTCTCCCAAAGCCAAAAGGACGGACTCCAACCTGACG GATGCCTCTCCAAAGCAGTCCCGTGTCTTTAAAGCTCGTCTGAAGACCCTTCGCAGCTGTCAGCTCTCCAGCAGGCCCTCTCCTCGTGCCCTCCACCTGGACCCAGAATTCATCAACACCCCAGGCGGCGCCAGAGTTGCACAGGCTTTGGAGCAGAGTTTAGAGACCTTCATTGACAGGGATGACAAGTTGGTGACTTCTGACACCGAGTTGGGTTTAACGCCGGTCAGAGCTGCCCCGCTCACACCCGGACAAATTAGCACTGAG ACTTTAGTACCAGCAGGATACCTGATCCCACTCTCCCAGCAGTCTGTTGTAACGTACAAGGAAAATCCTGGCTCAACAGGGGAAATGAACAAGCCTTCTAGCCCTGCGTACATCTACAAAACACCAAATGCAG GATCCAGACCACCCCCTGTCCAGGAGGTGACACCCACCAGCTTTCGTCTACACGGTGCGGCTGCAGCCACCCCTCCACATTTGATCCAGCACGTCAAACGCCTCCAAAGTCCCAGTCCCGCTATCCTCAACTTCACACTGCAGAACTTGGGTCTCATTTCGGGCCCTGCCCCTGCAAACTGCCTAGCCTCATCGCAGACCCCTGAGCGGTCCGGCAGTGTCATCAGCCCTCTGGCTCTGCAGCAGCAAGGGATGGTTTTCATCAAGCCCATGACGGTCCACCAGTCGCCGCAATCACTGGCTCTGATCAGCATTCAACAG CCTCTAATGACTACCCCCAAAGGAATGGGGCTTCCTCAGCACAGCTTCTTCCACACTCCAGTCCCCTTGTCTCCTCTGGCTCCTGCTGTGGTTTCCCCTAATGGACACCGAGCCCCAAAAACGGTTTACATCCCTCAAAGGAAACTGGACGTCAACACTGAAGACGCAGTCTAA
- the LOC144068414 gene encoding ileal sodium/bile acid cotransporter-like — MSSFKETTANLSTCMDDATICSGANCLLPIIDLNAELNLVISVVFTVTQAMIMFAMGCSVDAQKLWGHLKRPWGIVIGFLCQFGFMPFSAFALCFAFNVLPVHAIAINILGSCPGGTISNIICSFVDGDMDLSVSMTACSTILSMGMMPLCLLIYTSIWTSSDTIQIPYDTIGVTLVGCLLPIPVGMFVKHRWPRYAKKILKFGSITGFGFLVIVSVVGVILYQSSWIIDPSVWIIGTIYPFIGFGLGFLIAYFLGQPWYRCRTIAVETGIQNSLLCNTIVQLSFGPAELEAMFAFPIIYSIFQIVVSVLFVGGYQTYKRSHCLKPAELESQSPS; from the exons ATGTCAAGCTTCAAGGAGACAACTGCAAACCTTTCCACCTGCATGGATGATGCCACAATCTGCTCAGGCGCGAACTGCCTTCTtccaatcattgatttaaatgcAGAATTGAATCTAGTGATAAGCGTTGTGTTCACAGTCACACAGGCTATGATTATGTTTGCTATGGGCTGCTCTGTGGATGCCCAAAAACTTTGGGGGCACCTGAAAAGACCCTGGGGAATCGTTATTGGTTTTCTCTGCCAATTTGGCTTTATGCCCTTTTCTGCATTTGCATTATGTTTTGCCTTTAATGTGCTACCTGTTCATGCAATTGCTATTAATATCCTGGGTTCCTGTCCTGGAGGCACCATTTCCAATATTATCTGCAGCTTTGTTGATGGGGACATGGACTTAAG CGTTAGTATGACAGCCTGTTCCACCATACTTTCCATGGGAATGATGCCATTATGTCTGCTCATTTACACTTCCATTTGGACTTCATCAGACACCATACAAATACCATATGATACAAttg GTGTCACTCTGGTGGGCTGTCTTCTCCCAATCCCTGTAGGAATGTTTGTTAAACATAGATGGCCTCGCTATGCTAAAAAGATCCTCAAG TTTGGGTCCATAACAGGCTTTGGTTTCCTTGTCATCGTTTCTGTGGTTGGCGTGATTCTTTACCAGTCTTCCTGGATCATTGATCCCTCTGTTTGGATAATCGGAACAATCTACCCCTTTATTGGTTTTGGCTTGGGTTTCCTTATAGCTTACTTTCTTGGTCAACCATGGTACAG GTGCCGCACAATTGCTGTGGAGACTGGTATACAGAACAGTCTGTTGTGTAACACCATTGTCCAATTGTCTTTTGGACCAGCTGAACTTGAGGCCATGTTTGCATTCCCAATTATCTACAGCATCTTTCAGATTGTTGTGTCTGTCCTGTTTGTGGGAG GATACCAAACCTATAAAAGGTCACATTGCCTAAAACCTGCTGAGCTAGAGAGTCAATCGCCATCATAA